A window of Leptospira hartskeerlii contains these coding sequences:
- a CDS encoding LIC11435 family protein: MLNKRFQKSNTIAALLVGLLLFSYPIFAKEEGVKLEWRPIPDAGGYQVEIKDSRGKITKEKTSTTQIQIELPPGAYEHRIGVLNKYGRVSVFSAWIPFEVILSQKPEVIAAEKSKFLSKDMPESFEIKGKHFTEATKVILKDSKGNEIPVKSIDLKNPETLVVTIDKKKAPEGAVSLRLENPRNKSVEKENYFLVAETEDELAALESKSSSSGSSGPSIFDFGAAARSAVLPGWGQYYQKKSTFRTAIFPSLIFVAGGYAAAKGSSYLSATHELDAARQSNIMYNSAFLQSGNPALFNLALYNYTQISPKYSHAVGEYNQLGVALGVLGFFYLINVIDAGFFPGPKQVKVEGTDTPVTVSPILRNARESDRAAATYASGNSYLLQQRMELGVEFAW; this comes from the coding sequence ATGTTGAATAAAAGATTCCAAAAATCTAATACGATTGCCGCTCTTTTAGTCGGACTCCTTTTATTCTCTTATCCCATTTTTGCAAAGGAAGAAGGTGTAAAATTGGAATGGAGACCCATTCCGGACGCAGGTGGTTACCAAGTAGAGATCAAAGATTCTCGCGGAAAGATCACAAAAGAAAAAACATCCACAACTCAAATCCAAATCGAATTACCTCCTGGAGCTTACGAACATAGGATCGGAGTATTGAATAAATACGGAAGAGTTTCAGTCTTCTCCGCTTGGATCCCATTCGAGGTCATTCTTTCTCAAAAACCGGAAGTGATCGCTGCCGAAAAAAGTAAGTTCTTAAGCAAGGACATGCCTGAAAGTTTCGAGATCAAGGGCAAACATTTCACAGAAGCTACAAAAGTAATATTAAAAGATTCTAAAGGAAACGAGATCCCTGTTAAATCGATAGATCTTAAAAATCCGGAGACTTTGGTAGTAACCATAGACAAGAAGAAGGCCCCGGAAGGCGCAGTTTCCCTACGCTTAGAAAATCCACGCAACAAGTCCGTAGAGAAGGAAAATTATTTCTTAGTAGCCGAAACAGAAGATGAATTAGCCGCTTTAGAATCCAAGTCCTCTTCTTCCGGATCATCTGGACCTTCTATCTTTGATTTTGGAGCTGCCGCAAGATCCGCCGTACTTCCTGGCTGGGGACAATACTACCAAAAGAAGTCCACATTTAGAACTGCAATCTTTCCTAGTTTGATCTTTGTCGCAGGTGGTTACGCTGCCGCAAAAGGAAGTTCCTATTTAAGTGCAACTCATGAATTGGATGCAGCGAGACAGAGTAATATTATGTACAACTCTGCATTCTTACAATCCGGGAACCCTGCACTATTTAACTTAGCATTATATAATTATACTCAGATATCTCCTAAATATTCTCATGCAGTGGGAGAATACAATCAATTAGGAGTGGCCTTAGGAGTATTAGGATTCTTTTATCTAATCAATGTGATCGACGCTGGATTTTTTCCGGGACCTAAACAAGTAAAGGTAGAAGGAACAGATACCCCTGTAACAGTTTCTCCGATCCTCAGAAATGCAAGAGAGTCTGACAGAGCCGCCGCTACTTATGCTTCCGGAAATTCGTATCTTCTGCAACAGAGAATGGAATTAGGAGTGGAATTCGCATGGTAA